A stretch of the Ananas comosus cultivar F153 linkage group 14, ASM154086v1, whole genome shotgun sequence genome encodes the following:
- the LOC109720640 gene encoding nuclear pore complex protein NUP88 yields the protein MAIMKAPSPPSSPPPPHGSDGGGSIRRSPAPTPAPPAPLSLPSDPQKKPSLEWVPLQKHPVFASRSPISSDSGELRRGSAASGGGSSAAWDAALSRLYVWDSVSRCVHRLALRLRDLDADSASSTDFSVVVEAAIPSEKLIPDTQIPSIVSHISLNADGSSLILAGSDFLRVIYIYERISVNGNTVTCRMVSVASQILTGENSGLQALQISWHPFSNSHLGVLTSDSVFRLFDLSSDLERPEQEYYLQPIKPGSCHNAVSICPVAFSYGGHHLWDRFSVFILFSDGSIYVLCPVVPFGSLFNRRYIQEIYEDVIAFGLTSLNPKIVSNSRLAISWLEATFPDVADQSTEVGSVSLARAHAYAPVDASLSFQGPLCKVSHGEENNNIEGKAVGFLYNSVGKDSIIVTAWSSGQLQIDAFADEIQPHWNTSFPPRLDIDRHGDLRGFAMICESNFQDNSASKLQNQLEMGSNSSNNVDSVWLGPSPPLLRLALVDLALPNANPSCMLSLFPDPLVGERFYCVHGGGIDMVSLHFLPFSDAGTNPKPPSVHPILATGNEESCSPFLSGFVTIADAYGHLQIVGITLSYECIVVEMKGWKEPMPINYEFDSKSANDEEAATIPEFISKELLAGPKTIILPASASLRSLTADSIEGRSTLHHYIKLFHENYVEYAHKVYIELKEHADYLKTVIDAQQKRLHAVKQSLARYETKEQGINDRIDRAFKVYELLEMRLESFKTLPARNKKPLSRAEREFKAQLDRFGNIELDALHSAIEALNARMKRYSQPSLVGSSPQQTSLRGRNYISDNQMSLLKSSLEKLSIINEQNTQKLKLIENELKSQE from the exons ATGGCGATCATGAAGGCGCCGTCCCCGCCCtcgtctcctccgccgccgcatgGAAGCGACGGCGGAGGCAGCATCCGCCGCtcgccggcgccgacaccggcgccgccggcgccgctcTCTCTCCCCTCCGATCCCCAGAAGAAACCCTCGCTCGAGTGGGTTCCGCTTCAGAAGCACCCCGTCTTCGCTAGTAGAAGCCCTATCTCCTCCGATTCCGGGGAGCTCCGCCGTGGCTCCGCCGCTTCCGGCGGCGGAAGCTCGGCTGCGTGGGACGCCGCCTTGTCGCGGCTCTACGTGTGGGACTCTGTCTCCCGCTGCGTCCACCGACTCGCCCTTCGGTTGCGTGATCTCGATGCCGACTCGGCTTCTTCTACCGATTTTAGTGTCGTCGTCGAGGCCGCGATCCCTTCTGAG AAGCTGATACCAGATACTCAAATCCCATCGATTGTCTCTCATATTTCACTAAATGCAGATGGCTCATCATTAATTCTTGCTGGTTCCGACTTCCTTAGAGTCATCTACATATATGAGAGGATCTCTGTTAATGGCAACACAGTTACTTGCAG GATGGTGTCAGTCGCTTCTCAAATCTTAACTGGTGAAAACAGTGGATTACAAGCTTTACAGATATCCTGGCACCCTTTCAGTAATAGTCATTTGGGAGTTTTGACATCAGATTCTGTTTTCAG GCTATTTGATCTCTCTTCTGATTTAGAGCGACCAGAGCAGGAATATTATTTACAGCCCATCAAACCTGGAAGCTGCCACAATGCTGTATCTATCTGCCCGGTGGCGTTCTCATACGGAGGCCATCATTTGTGGGACAGATTCTCT GTTTTTATCTTATTCAGCGATGGTTCGATATATGTCCTCTGTCCAGTTGTTCCTTTCGGAAG CCTTTTTAACAGAAGATATATTCAAGAGATATATGAAGATGTTATTGCATTTGGGTTGACGTCATTGAACCCAAAAATCGTTAGCAACTCACGTTTGGCCATTTCTTGGCTAGAAGCAACATTTCCTGATGTAGCAGATCAATCAACTGAAGTTGGCAGTGTTTCACTAGCAAGAGCTCATGCTTATGCCCCAGTAGATGCATCTCTTTCATTTCAG GGACCTCTCTGTAAAGTTTCTCATGGTGAGGAAAATAACAATATTGAAGGCAAAGCTGTAGGTTTTCTTTACAACTCTGTAGGCAAAGATTCAATTATTGTAACTGCCTGGAGCAGTGGGCAGCTCCAGATTGATGCCTTCGCTGACGAAATCCAGCCTCATTGGAATACGAGTTTTCCCCCTCGTCTAGATATTGATAGACATGGGGATTTAAGGGGTTTTGCTATGATCTGTGAATCAAATTTTCAAGATAATTCtgcttcaaaacttcaaaatcaACTCGAAATGGGATCAAATTCTAGTAACAATGTTGATTCAGTTTGGTTGGGTCCATCACCTCCTTTGCTAAGACTAGCTCTTGTAGACTTGGCTCTTCCAAATGCAAACCCTAGTTGCATGCTATCCTTATTTCCTGATCCTCTTGTTGGAGAGAGATTTTACTGTGTTCATGGTGGGGGAATCGACATGGTATCTCTGCACTTCCTGCCGTTCTCAGATGCAGGCACCAATCCAAAACCACCATCTGTACATCCTATTCTTGCCACGGGCAATGAAGAATCTTGCTCTCCTTTCCTTTCAGGTTTTGTTACTATAGCCGATGCGTATGGCCATTTGCAGATAGTTGGAATCACCCTTTCTTATGAATGCATTGTTGTCGAGATGAAGGGCTGGAAAGAACCGATGCCCATTAATTACGAATTTGATAGCAAATCTGCCAATGATGAAGAAGCTGCTACTATTCCTGAATTTATAAGCAAAGAGCTTCTTGCGGGCCCAAAAACGATCATACTTCCTGCATCAGCAAGTCTTCGATCTTTGACAGCAGACTCCATTGAAGGCCGATCGACTCTTCATCACTATATCAAGCTTTTCCATGAGAATTATGTCGAGTATGCTCACAAG GTCTATATTGAGCTGAAAGAACACGCAGACTATCTGAAAACAGTAATCGACGCCCAACAGAAACGCTTGCATGCAGTGAAGCAGTCACTTGCAAGATATGAAACCAAAGAACAAGGCATAAACGACAGAATTGATCGTGCTTTTAAGGTATATGAGCTTCTAGAAATGCGTCTAGAGAGCTTCAAGACATTGCCGGCAAGAAACAAGAAACCATTATCAAGAGCAGAGCGTGAATTCAAGGCCCAGCTTG ATAGGTTTGGAAATATCGAGTTAGACGCATTACACTCGGCCATTGAAGCTCTGAACGCAAGGATGAAGAGGTACAGCCAACCTTCCCTGGTCGGGAGCTCACCGCAGCAAACATCATTGAGGGGTAGAAACTACATATCGGACAATCAAATGTCGCTGTTAAAATCGTCGCTGGAGAAGCTTTCAATCATCAATGAACAGAATACCCAGAAGCTAAAGCTTATCGAGAATGAACTAAAAAGCCAGGAGTAG